The window TACTGGAGATGTGATCGGATTCCTGCATGCCGATGACTGGTTCGCCGATGAGGACGTGCTGAGGCGAGTTGCCGATGGCTTGGTTGACCCGAGATTCGACGGTGTCTATGGGGATTTGGACTATGTCGACGCAGAGTCGCCCGAGCGCGTTCGTCGAAAGTGGGTCTCAGGAGAGTACGAAGTCACCAAATTTCGTCGCGGTTGGATGCCACCGCATCCCACGGTGTACCTGCGGCGATCGTGCTACGATCGTTTTGGAGTATTCAACGATCACATGAAGACGGCGGCGGATTACGAGTTACTGGTGCGGATGATGGTCAAGCATCAAATTTCGATGCGTTACGTACCGCAGGTGATGGTCAAGATGCGAATGGGCGGTGCTAGCAACGCAAGTATCCGCAATCGCATGAACGCCAACGCCGATGACCGCCTTGCGTGGACCAGCAACGGGCTGCCACCACCGTGGGGCCTGCGACTAACCAAACCGCTCAGGAAGCTACCGCAGTTTTTGAGGTAGGGTCACGTTAGGCCAACTCCGCCAGGCGACCTGTCGAGAGCGGGCGGGCGACGAAAACCTGGAGTTCGGCGCTGCTCCATTGCTGCTCAAACTGCGCAGCGGCTTGTGCATCGGGATGCCAGACAAACACGCCTGGTCCCCAGCTACTTTGGCCGACTCCGGCAAAACCCGCCGTGCGCAGTCGCGTGATGAGACGTGTGGTAACAGCTCCGTTGTAGGCGCCTCCCTGGACGGACGCAAACAACTCGCCACTTCGCTGGTTGTACTCTGTCGTCGCGGCGCAAAAGGAAGCAAAGTCAGCATCTTCAATGGCTGGCACAAGCCGCGTTGTGAGAATGTCGGCAAGGGCGCTACGGCAATCAACCGCAGCCGCCCTGAGAGCTTCGAACTTGGCCTGCTCTTGCTCACCACTGACGGTGCTAGCATCGTCAGGCGTCGCAACTGGTAACAGGATCGTGACGCGCCAGGCCGGTGGCATCTCAAGCCGCACGTCAAGCGGATTGAGCGGATCATGTTCCCCTGAGGGTTTCAACCCCTCGGCAATGAACCCGCCAGCCAGGTAGCCATGGGTGCCCACCGCTGAGCGTCTGCCACGGTCGGCAGCAGCCAGCCAAAGTTCGCCCGCTCGCGGCGGCATACCCAGCAGGTCACCAGCCAACTCCGACGCCATCGCGCCGGGTGACACCCTCAATATCGCTTCGGCGATTGCCAAGGACAGCTGCGTGCCGCTGCCGAGTCCGGTGTGCGCGGGTGCTGCGTCGAGCACCTCGACATGGACAGGCGGCAGCCGCTTTGCCGAGCCGGTGGCGTCCGCAATCCGCTGAGCAATCGCGTGAGCTCGCTTGTGATGCTCACGGACGCGGTGTTCGGAGCCATTCATAGTTGCTGTGAATGAAAACTCGACCGATGTTTTCGCCGTGACAACGGTGTTCGGCGCATCAATCATCACACCACAACCTCCGAAAGGCGCCGCGACGTCAAGGAGACCGAAGTGCAACCGTGCACCCGTCGTAATTCGGAGCCGCTGTGTCATGCCAAATACTCGGCAGGAGAGATCATTCGCTGCTCGATATACTTTTGCACGAGCTCGAAGGCGGCGAGCTCGTCCGGTCCCGCCGTTTTCTGAACGGGGACTGCGAGTCGCTGCAGTTCATCTTTGATCTGTGTCGAATCAATCATGCCGATCCGAGTCGCGAGGATCGCTGCTTCGATGACCGCGTGCTTGGCGCGATTGAATCCAAAGAATGGACGTACCGTCCCCTCGGCAATGCAGGTCGCAACCAACTCGTGTCGGGGAGGAGTTCCGCCCGCGTGAGTGACCTCGATCGCGAACCAGCGGTGACAGTCGACCAGCCGAACGTGCTCCCGGGAGGCTCCTTCGGCTTGGCAAACCAGCCCAGTCGGGTCGATAGTTCCAATTGCGGCGCGAGCGAGCAACAGCACGTCATCGGTCACGTGGATGACCGCTTTGCCGTTGTCTAATAGGTTGCCGCAGGTTCGCGAACCTTCGTAGGGACGCAAGCAAAAGGTGGGGAAAGCCGCATCGCCGCTCGGTGGCCGGACGATCGGGCCCATCGGTGCGATATTCACGCGTCCTTCCGGACTGACGGTCGTGACGATCGATTCCAGGATCATTGATCCGCATTGCCAGTGAGTGGATTGGGACGTCCCGGCAGCGGTCGAGGTGGGGCGATGGACAGGGTGGGCAGTGGTGATTTGCGGTAGAGGGTCGGTGAGGAGACATCATGCGAGCTTAAGTCGGTCTTGGATCCATGATGTGCAAACCCGGTTCGCGACATCCAAACCACCGGCCGACCGGTACCACCGTTTGCACCGAAAATGCGCCGAGCTCGCTCATGGTGACGATCGACCAGAACGAAGAAATTCCGGAACAAATCATGACCATGTTCGGTCAGCAGTGACTCCGGATGGAACTGCACCCCATGAACGCATCGGGCATGGTCGGAAATCCCCATGACAATCGACGGCGATTCAGGCGCCGCCAACGTCGTGGCAGTGATTTCCAGTGACGCCGGCAAAGTCCTCGCGTCGACGCAGAGAGAATGATACCTGCCCACAGAAATCGATTGTGGCAAGCCACTGAAAATGCCCGTTGAGTTGTGGCTGATGATCGAAGCCATCGCATGAGCAGGCGGAGAGACGATCACGTCGCCCCCATATGCAGCGGCAATCGATTGGTGCCCCAAGCAGATTCCGAGGATAGGGATTTCACCTGCGAGCGAGCGAACGACATCGAGGCAGCATCCTGCTTGCTCGGGTCGATGGGGCCCCGGTGAGAGCACAATCGCTTCGGGTTGCAATTGATAGCACTGATCGACCGTGATTTCATCACTGCGGATCACGCGAGTCGCTTTCCCGGCGAGTCGGAGGTAACGGGCGACATTGTGCACGAATGAGTCGTAGTTATCGAGCAGCACGATCACGATAAATCCAGCCAAACTAAAAAGGGGTCTGACCCTCCTCTGGTAAATGTTTCAGAAGGGTCAGACCCCTTTTCGGATGGAGACTCAGCGACGGGGCTTAGCAAACTTAATTTTCTCGATCAATTTGACGACTTGATTTCCATCCTTGTAGCCACTCACCGCTGTGATTGCCCGGATCACGTATTCATATCGCAGGTTGTAATCCGTATCGATTTCCACTTCCGGTCCCTCGCCGGCCTCTTCAGCGACGGGGCCTGCCGAGGCGATTTGTCCGACGATCGTGGTCCGCAGTTTGTCAAAACCTGCAGTCCCGGTACCCATTTGGATGTCGTTGAGCTTCATACCAGCGAGGTTGCCGGTGTCATCGGCCAGCAAACGCAGTTTCAGCGGCAAGTCGGTGGGATCGATGGTTGAATTGGAAGTACCCGCCAACGGCATCTTGATACTGAAGTCGCCCTCGAGCTCAACGACTTTGAAAGTCATCACGAAGAAGATTAGCAACAAGAACACGATATCGATCATACTCGTCATGTTCAGCTCGCTCTTCTCTGGAGCGGGTGGATTGCGGATCTTCATGACTTATCCTCTTTCACACGCAGAGCAAAGTTGACGAGTTGCGAATCCTGACAAACTCGCACGATTTCCTGAATCTCACCCGCGGCGCAGTCTTTGTGACCTCGAATCACGACGTTGGCATCCGCCGGGGTCTTGCCTTCGCCACGAATGACCGCGAGTTCCCGGTCAAGACCAAGGCGCAGCGTCTCGGCAGTGTAGTCATCGCCGCCGACATAAATTCGTCCATCGGCGGCCACGTGCAGAATAATGGGTGCTTCCAGCGGTGCTTCGGGCGGTTTAACGAGCTGACTGTTAGGCAGCACGACGTGATCGTTAGCTT of the Allorhodopirellula heiligendammensis genome contains:
- a CDS encoding ExbD/TolR family protein, whose protein sequence is MKIRNPPAPEKSELNMTSMIDIVFLLLIFFVMTFKVVELEGDFSIKMPLAGTSNSTIDPTDLPLKLRLLADDTGNLAGMKLNDIQMGTGTAGFDKLRTTIVGQIASAGPVAEEAGEGPEVEIDTDYNLRYEYVIRAITAVSGYKDGNQVVKLIEKIKFAKPRR
- a CDS encoding glycosyltransferase family 2 protein translates to MMKISVITAVYNRSDTIRVAIESVLAQREVNLEYIVVDGNSTDGTADVVTNYGNRITKSIREADNGIYDALNKGIAAATGDVIGFLHADDWFADEDVLRRVADGLVDPRFDGVYGDLDYVDAESPERVRRKWVSGEYEVTKFRRGWMPPHPTVYLRRSCYDRFGVFNDHMKTAADYELLVRMMVKHQISMRYVPQVMVKMRMGGASNASIRNRMNANADDRLAWTSNGLPPPWGLRLTKPLRKLPQFLR
- a CDS encoding anthranilate synthase component II; amino-acid sequence: MAGFIVIVLLDNYDSFVHNVARYLRLAGKATRVIRSDEITVDQCYQLQPEAIVLSPGPHRPEQAGCCLDVVRSLAGEIPILGICLGHQSIAAAYGGDVIVSPPAHAMASIISHNSTGIFSGLPQSISVGRYHSLCVDARTLPASLEITATTLAAPESPSIVMGISDHARCVHGVQFHPESLLTEHGHDLFRNFFVLVDRHHERARRIFGANGGTGRPVVWMSRTGFAHHGSKTDLSSHDVSSPTLYRKSPLPTLSIAPPRPLPGRPNPLTGNADQ
- a CDS encoding ExbD/TolR family protein, translated to MRVKRKSVDMAEGDMTPMIDMTFQLIAFFMVLINFAQTEANDHVVLPNSQLVKPPEAPLEAPIILHVAADGRIYVGGDDYTAETLRLGLDRELAVIRGEGKTPADANVVIRGHKDCAAGEIQEIVRVCQDSQLVNFALRVKEDKS
- a CDS encoding DUF447 domain-containing protein encodes the protein MILESIVTTVSPEGRVNIAPMGPIVRPPSGDAAFPTFCLRPYEGSRTCGNLLDNGKAVIHVTDDVLLLARAAIGTIDPTGLVCQAEGASREHVRLVDCHRWFAIEVTHAGGTPPRHELVATCIAEGTVRPFFGFNRAKHAVIEAAILATRIGMIDSTQIKDELQRLAVPVQKTAGPDELAAFELVQKYIEQRMISPAEYLA
- a CDS encoding beta-ribofuranosylaminobenzene 5'-phosphate synthase; translation: MTQRLRITTGARLHFGLLDVAAPFGGCGVMIDAPNTVVTAKTSVEFSFTATMNGSEHRVREHHKRAHAIAQRIADATGSAKRLPPVHVEVLDAAPAHTGLGSGTQLSLAIAEAILRVSPGAMASELAGDLLGMPPRAGELWLAAADRGRRSAVGTHGYLAGGFIAEGLKPSGEHDPLNPLDVRLEMPPAWRVTILLPVATPDDASTVSGEQEQAKFEALRAAAVDCRSALADILTTRLVPAIEDADFASFCAATTEYNQRSGELFASVQGGAYNGAVTTRLITRLRTAGFAGVGQSSWGPGVFVWHPDAQAAAQFEQQWSSAELQVFVARPLSTGRLAELA